From Desulfobulbaceae bacterium:
CAGCCACGGCGGATTTACAGGCCTGCAGAGCTTCTTAGGGCGAGTGTTGCTCTGGCGCTGCAGTGCTGCCTGGTACGCTTTTCTGATCATTGGCATACCTTTGATCTTCATCGGTGGCTCTTGGTTCAGGGGAAACCTTTTCACTGAACCCTTTCCGTTCCCGTCCTTTCAGTCTTTGGTCGCGGCGTTGGTCCTTGCCGCAATCAAAGGCCCAATAGAAGAGTTTGGCTGGAGGGGGCTCGCACTTCCTCTTCTGCAAAGAAAATTTGCTCCGCTATGGGCCGGACTGATTCTTGGAGCCATCTGGGGGCTTTGGCATATGCCAGCCTTCCTGTTGAGCGGAACCCAGCAGAGCGAGTGGTCATTCACAGCGTTCTTTGCTGGATGCCTGGCGATAAGCGTCATCGTAACTGCACTGTTCAATGAGTCGAAAGGCAGCATTTTGCTTTCGGCGTTATTCCACTTCTCACTCATGAATCCTATCTTTCCTGACGCCCAGCCCTATGACACATACCTGTTGATTATTGTTGCTGTCCTAGTCGTCTGGCGGAAACGTAATAATATGTTAAAAAAACAAGGTGCTGTAGTGGAAGTGATCCCGCATTGAAAGTCAACCGTTGGCTAAAACGGCGTTAGCTATTTGGGAGTTATACCACCCCGCCCTTCGGGCACCCCTCCGAAAGAGGGGAATGGGAATATGCAGTATCGGAGTTGGGCAGGCGCCGGATAATAATGAAACTGGTAATTATCAATTTGTTAATGCTGAAATCACTCCATCAGGTATTGTATCTGCACACAATACAGAAGCGGACACTATTACAACACCTTCTCGCTGACACGATGGAATCGGATATGTAGGCTATCAAACTGCTCGTTTTAACTAACCAGGTACAAGGTCTACACATTTGACAAAAGGAAAAAAGTGAACGGATTTATTTAACCCCTCGCCAGCAACAAATAAAAAGGTGAAAATCGCCGAACCACCTAATTATCACAGACCGCAAGCACGACGGTTTGTTGGCTTTGCTTATTTGGGTATTTACATGACATTACCAAATTCCAGTTCGCTTTCGGCAAGTTCTCAGGGCCGATAGGCGTACTAAAGATTATAGCCCATGATTAAGACAAACAAAATGAATAAGGGTATCGTGATTGCAGAAGTAAAGTGCGAGGAAATTTGTGATGGATAAATTTGACATATCGTGCGGACTCACTAAGAAGCAAATAGACTCCATAAAATTCGCAGCCAAGAATGCAATATCAGGGCGCCTGCCAAGAATGCCGGAGCCGATTGAAATGAAATTGTTTTTTCAAGGCAGAGACGCCTGGGTATTTAGCTGGGGGTTGTGTGCTCAACCTTCTATAGGTTCTACTGTTTCAGTATCCCTTGAAATAGTCGTAAAACTAAAGAACGACGATCCGGTAAGGATCGAAGAAAAACACCCCGCAGATATTTTGGCACTAACAGAGGAGAAAGGCGAACGGACACCGAGGAGTATCGGAACAGATATCCACCATCACAACAATCTCAATAAAAGCCAGACTACATACGATGACAGGTCAGGCAGAGCTGGCTGCCACTATTGGTAACGGCCAGGTGTTTTGCTAAACCTCTCCTCAAATTATGACACGAGAGGCAGATCATCTTGCCGTCAGTGAGCTCAAGACCTTTTTCTCGAATAAACGCCGCACTGTTGAATAGTTTATCCTTACCAGCTGGAGGGTACGCCATATTCACCGGGTGCGATCTCTCCAAGTCGGCGCTGCACTTCTTCAGGCCTGGGCCTACACCTAAATCACCAGTTCCATAATGACATTCAACACAGGCCTGGGAGTCAGCAGCATCCAGCAGAAAGCCGTGATGTGCGGCCTTGGTGACGACACAGGCCGTAACCGTGAAAAAAACAATCACCGAGATACCG
This genomic window contains:
- a CDS encoding CPBP family intramembrane metalloprotease, with amino-acid sequence MPQDIPVREPYRVPFRSFTPFLLISFGLAWGILGLYILLPERMGAVFGQLTGNHPLFFLAVYAPAIASFILVVSHGGFTGLQSFLGRVLLWRCSAAWYAFLIIGIPLIFIGGSWFRGNLFTEPFPFPSFQSLVAALVLAAIKGPIEEFGWRGLALPLLQRKFAPLWAGLILGAIWGLWHMPAFLLSGTQQSEWSFTAFFAGCLAISVIVTALFNESKGSILLSALFHFSLMNPIFPDAQPYDTYLLIIVAVLVVWRKRNNMLKKQGAVVEVIPH
- a CDS encoding cytochrome C encodes the protein MVSVRELLAAGISVIVFFTVTACVVTKAAHHGFLLDAADSQACVECHYGTGDLGVGPGLKKCSADLERSHPVNMAYPPAGKDKLFNSAAFIREKGLELTDGKMICLSCHNLRRGLAKHLAVTNSGSQLCLTCHRM